One window from the genome of Aricia agestis chromosome 6, ilAriAges1.1, whole genome shotgun sequence encodes:
- the LOC121727889 gene encoding uncharacterized protein LOC121727889: protein MMTGAWGVAGGFAAAEVCAPLLVLCWLCCWPADDSSDTSSGNHPQKPAVVTHEVGSRKKSHDWTSKRFGSSAVSLHLPSTSGTKQPLSAHRSHEEIRGRRKSHHEVVDDTRYHSAPSVIDEVLHRRDWERSNKDLYIPLKSSNNSEANSSNEEEEATNPNELTVERTCKKHYTNIKSSKNKNSNKELLNEDIKDSDATEVRESPSFYIGEATDISNEINDTSEVKDNEIFKPKVSKQNLNESIKSADVKKQSMPEFQITGTEETGTVDGKEIDRSGAVHHTVESRSSLYNVHPVPIPPPSVEAVGYDSDASYLAEDDVLGAWRLDREPGVMVERVWGRARHGSAGDVLAPTMRPHSAALSESDLDYELEECDEAPPSYDQLHLLSTRERKETAI, encoded by the exons ATGATGACGGGTGCCTGGGGTGTCGCGGGCGGGTTCGCTGCTGCGGAGGTCTGCGCGCCGCTGCTGGTGCTGTGCTGGCTCTGCTGCTGGCCGGCTGATGATAGCTCTG ATACCAGTTCGGGAAATCACCCACAAAAACCTGCAGTTGTAACTCATG AAGTTGGTTCCCGGAAAAAATCCCACGATTGGACCAGCAAACGCTTCGGCAGCAGCGCTGTGTCTTTGCACTTACCAAGCACTTCTG GCACGAAGCAGCCGCTATCAGCTCATAGAAGTCACGAGGAGATACGCGGAAGACGAAAATCTCATCACGAAGTAGTCGACGATACCCGCTACCACTCTGCACCCAGCGTCATAGACGAGGTACTCCATAGACGAGACTGGGAGAGATCCAACAAGGATCTATATATCCCACTCAAATCCTCCAACAACAGCGAAGCCAATAGCTCTAACGAAGAAGAGGAAGCAACCAATCCAAATGAATTGACCGTTGAAAGAACTTGCAAGAAACACTACACGAATATCAAAtcgtcaaaaaataaaaatagtaacaaGGAGCTATTGAATGAGGATATCAAAGACAGTGATGCTACAGAGGTCAGAGAGTCTCCAAGCTTTTATATTGGGGAAGCTACTGATATTTCCAACGAGATTAATGATACTTCGGAAGTAAAAGATAACGAAATATTTAAGCCAAAAGTATCGAAACAAAACCTAAATGAGTCAATCAAGAGTGCAGACGTTAAGAAACAGTCGATGCCCGAATTCCAAATAACTGGTACTGAAGAAACTGGGACAGTCGACGGAAAAGAGATAGATAGATCGGGAGCAGTACATCATACCGTGGAATCTCGTTCGAGTCTGTACAATGTTCATCCAGTGCCCATTCCTCCTCCATCCGTag AGGCTGTAGGCTACGACTCGGATGCGTCTTACTTGGCTGAGGATGACGTGCTTGGTGCGTGGCGGCTAGACCGAGAGCCGGGGGTTATGGTGGAGCGCGTGTGGGGACGAGCTAGACATGGCAGTGCTGGAGATGTGCTGGCACCAACTATGCGACCACACTCCGCCGCTTTATCAG AGAGTGACTTAGATTACGAGCTAGAAGAATGTGATGAAGCACCACCCTCTTACGATCAGCTCCATCTTCTGTCCACGAGAGAACGGAAGGAGACTGCCATATAG